Proteins from a single region of Mustela erminea isolate mMusErm1 chromosome X, mMusErm1.Pri, whole genome shotgun sequence:
- the STARD8 gene encoding stAR-related lipid transfer protein 8 isoform X3, translating to MTLNNCASMKLEVHFQSKQNEDSEEEEQCTISNHWAVQQKSKFWSHGGSSDLLAPPSPGLPGTSSCESVLTELSATSLPAITVGLSLEPEDLPSPCHVPSPSNQLLLSPTQGQKGPRDKAKKHRSRSFLKHLESLRRKEKGCGQQAEPERGPATLEKTSKPSSFCSRRSFLSAGFYKAKNRAATSAGDGGAATPRAWEAWPVAAFQHPQRAHQGDCLVHVPRDHKPGTFPRSLSIESLFPEDGHRLADWQPGRPRGCEGRRGSCGSTGSHASIYDNMPKLYPAEPVLAGAEAEEEEEGSSSYAHLDDILQHVWGLQQRVELWSQAIYPDLRTREKEEGEEEEEVISSVEMAMVEVGGQAEALAQVEAPARQGSSALGQADVQPVVPAQIQVRAEVEPLAQAQAEADTEALGPAQDNGQEANSGGEPTSASSLSMEEGHSIPDTVASSSELDSSGASANEPEARGSPAELRASAPRERRDSGVGASLTRPCRKLRWHSFQNSHRPSLNSESLEINRQFAGQIHLLHKGSLLRLTAFMEKYTVPHKPGWVWSVPKFMKRNKSPDYRGQHVFGVPPLVHVQRTGQPLPQSIQQAMRYLRSQCLDQVGIFRKSGVKSRIQNLRQMNEMSPDNVCYEGQSAYDVADLLKQYFRDLPEPIFTSKLTTTFLQIYQLLPKDQWLAAAQAATLLLPDENREVLQTLLYFLSDIASAEENQMTAGNLAVCLAPSIFHLNASKKDNPSPRIRSKRSLVGRPGPRDLSENMAATQGLSHMISDCKKLFQVPQDMVLQLCGSYSAAELSPPGPALAELRRAQAAGVSMSLYMEESIQELLRDAAERFKGWMSMPGPQHTELACRKAPDGHPLRVWKVSTEVAAPPAVVLHRVLRERALWDEDLLRAQVLEALMPGVELYHYVTDSMAPHPCRDFVVLRMWRSDLPRGGCLLVSQSLDPEQPVPESGVRAMMLTSQYLMEPCGLGRSRLTHICRADLRGRSPDWYNKVFGHLCAMEVAKIRDSFPTLQAAGPETKL from the exons AATGAAGactcagaagaagaagagcagTGTACCATCAGCAACCATTGGGCTGTCCAGCAAAAAAGTAAATTCTGGTCCCACGGAGGGTCCTCTGACCTGCTGGCCCCCCCAAGCCCTGGCCTGCCGGGGACCTCCAGCTGTGAGAGTGTCCTCACAGAGCTCAGCGCCACTTCCCTGCCAGCCATCACTGTGGGCCTATCACTGGAGCCAGAGGACCTGCCCTCACCCTGCCATGTCCCCAGTCCAAGTAATCAGCTCCTCCTTAGCCCCACCCAGGGCCAAAAGGGTCCCCGGGACAAAGCCAAGAAGCACCGTTCTCGTAGCTTCCTTAAGCACCTTGAATCTCTCAGGCGGAAGGAGAAGGGTTGTGGTCAGCAAGCAGAGCCTGAGCGTGGCCCAGCCACCTTAGAGAAGACCAGCAAACCCTCCTCTTTCTGCAGTCGCCGCAGTTTCCTCTCTGCTGGATTCTACAAGGCCAAGAACAGGGCGGCCACCTCAGCTGGTGACGGTGGCGCTGCAACCCCAAGGGCCTGGGAGGCCTGGCCTGTGGCCGCATTTCAGCATCCACAGCGGGCGCACCAGGGTGACTGCCTTGTACACGTGCCCAGGGACCACAAACCAGGCACATTCCCTCGCTCCCTGTCCATTGAGAGCCTGTTTCCTGAGGACGGACACCGCCTGGCAGATTGGCAGCCAGGGAGGCCCCGGGGCTGTGAGGGGCGTCGGGGCTCCTGTGGCTCCACAGGCAGCCATGCCAGCATCTATGACAACATGCCCAAGCTGTACCCAGCGGAGCCTGTCCTGGCTGGCGCTgaagctgaggaggaggaggagggcagcagcAGCTATGCCCACCTAGATGACATTCTCCAGCATGTGTGGGGGCTGCAGCAACGGGTGGAACTCTGGTCTCAGGCCATCTACCCAGACCTGCGGactagagagaaggaagagggggaagaagaggaggaagtcaTTTCATCCGTAGAGATGGCCATGGTTGAGGTCGGAGGGCAAGCTGAGGCTCTGGCCCAGGTGGAGGCTCCAGCCCGCCAAGGGTCCTCGGCCCTGGGCCAGGCTGATGTCCAGCCAGTAGTCCCAGCTCAGATTCAGGTTAGGGCTGAGGTTGAGCCCCTGGCACAGGCACAGGCTGAGGCCGATACTGAGGCCCTGGGTCCAGCCCAAGATAATGGTCAGGAGGCGAATTCAGGTGGAGAACCCACCTCAGCCTCCAGCCTGTCTATGGAAGAAGGACACTCCATTCCTGACACCGTGGCCTCCTCCAGTGAACTGGACAGTAGTGGAGCCTCTGCGAATGAGCCCGAGGCCAGAGGCTCACCAGCTGAACTTCGGGCATCAGCACCACGTGAACGACGAGATTCAGGCGTTGGGGCCTCGCTTACTAGACCCTGCAG GAAGCTCCGCTGGCACAGCTTCCAGAACTCCCACCGGCCCAGCCTCAACTCAGAGTCCTTGGAGATCAACCGCCAGTTCGCCGGCCAGATCCACCTCCTGCACAAGGGCTCACTGCTGCGGCTCACCGCCTTCATGGAGAAGTACACTGTGCCCCACAAGCCAGGATGGGTCTG GTCAGTGCCCAAGTTCATGAAAAGGAACAAGAGCCCAGACTACCGGGGCCAGCACGTGTTTGGGGTGCCGCCCCTTGTACATGTGCAGCGCACAGGCCAGCCGCTGCCGCAGAGCATCCAGCAAGCCATGCGCTACTTGCGCAGCCAGTGCCTGGACCAG GTGGGCATATTCCGCAAGTCGGGGGTGAAGTCCAGGATCCAGAACCTGCGCCAAATGAATGAGATGTCCCCAGACAATGTTTGCTACGAGGGCCAGTCAGCTTATGATGTGGCTGACTTGCTGAAGCAGTATTTCCGGGACCTACCAGAGCCTATCTTCACCAGCAAGCTCACCACCACTTTCCTGCAGATCTACCAGC TCCTCCCCAAAGATCAGTGGTTGGCAGCAGCGCAGGCTGCCACCTTGCTGCTCCCTGATGAGAACCGAGAGGTCCTACAGACCCTGCTCTATTTCCTAAGTGACATTGCCTCTGCTGAGGAAAACCAGATGACAGCCGGCAACCTAGCCGTGTGCCTGGCACCCTCCATCTTCCATCTCAACGCCTCCAAGAAGGATAACCCCTCACCCAG gatcAGGAGCAAACGCAGCCTGGTTGGCCGGCCAGGCCCTAGGGACCTGAGTGAGAACATGGCTGCCACCCAGGGCCTATCACACATGATCAGTGACTGCAAGAAACTTTTCCAA GTCCCCCAGGACATGGTGCTGCAACTGTGTGGCTCCTACAGCGCAGCTGAGCTCAGTCCTCCTGGGCCAGCCCTGGCCGAGCTGCGGCGGGCCCAAGCTGCAGGTGTGAGCATGAGCCTCTACATGGAGGAGAGCATCCAGGAGCTGCTCCGCGATGCTGCCGAGCGCTTCAAGGGCTGGATGAGTATGCCAGGGCCCCAGCACACGGAGCTGGCTTGCAGGAAG GCACCAGACGGGCACCCCCTGCGTGTGTGGAAGGTGTCCACTGAGGTGGCAGCCCCTCCGGCCGTGGTGCTACACCGTGTTCTGCGGGAGAGGGCCCTCTGGGACGAGGACCTGCTGCGAGCCCAGGTGTTGGAGGCCTTGATGCCCGGCGTAGAGCTGTACCACTATGTCACCGACAGCATGGCACCCCATCCCTGCCGTGACTTTGTGGTGCTCCG GATGTGGCGCTCCGACCTGCCCCGTGGTGGCTGCCTGCTAGTCTCCCAGTCCCTGGATCCTGAGCAACCGGTGCCAGAGTCAGGGGTGCGGGCTATGATGCTCACTTCCCAGTACCTCATGGAGCCTTGTGGCCTGGGTCGCTCCCGGCTCACTCACATCTGCCGTGCTGATCTCAG GGGCCGTTCTCCTGACTGGTACAACAAAGTCTTTGGGCACCTGTGTGCCATGGAAGTGGCAAAGATCCGGGACTCCTTCCCCACCCTACAGGCAGCTGGCCCTGAGACAAAGTTATGA